One window of Scheffersomyces stipitis CBS 6054 chromosome 1, whole genome shotgun sequence genomic DNA carries:
- the COQ2 gene encoding Para-hydroxybenzoate--polyprenyltransferase, mitochondrial precursor (PHB:polyprenyltransferase) gives MRLEKPVGTLLLLIPSFWGITMASYSIAAPLTTSLYAIALFSIGAVIMRGAGCTINDIWDRDLDNQVARTMERPITSGRVTVPQAVAWMGVQCFAGLAVLLSLPFECFYLGALSLPFVAAYPLFKRFTYYPQAMLSICFSWGCLLGFPAVGAAVNWYVAGPLFIANWIWCLTYDTIYAHQDKQFDIKAGIKSTALAWGDKTKPILKGLTYTQAAFYTAAGVLNSMGPGFYITGVWAFTRLYNQIRKVNLDDQKSCWSAFTSNIKTGFIFWLGMVVDYLLLLTGFL, from the coding sequence ATGCGGTTAGAAAAGCCAGTGGGGACATTATTGTTGCTCATTCCCAGTTTCTGGGGTATTACCATGGCCTCCTACTCTATTGCTGCTCCGTTGACCACTTCTCTTTACGCTATTGCGCTCTTTTCCATTGGTGCGGTAATCATGAGAGGTGCAGGTTGTACCATCAACGATATCTGGGACAGAGACTTAGATAATCAAGTGGCTAGAACCATGGAAAGACCGATAACCAGTGGTAGAGTAACTGTGCCGCAGGCTGTGGCCTGGATGGGAGTGCAGTGCTTCGCTGGCTTGGCTGTGTTGTTGTCCTTGCCTTTTGAATGTTTCTACTTGGGAGCTTTGTCCTTGCCTTTTGTAGCTGCCTATCCCTTGTTCAAGCGGTTCACATACTACCCACAGGCTATGTTGTCGATCTGCTTCAGCTGGGGTTGCCTCCTTGGATTTCCAGCTGTTGGGGCTGCTGTCAATTGGTATGTTGCTGGACCTTTGTTCATAGCCAACTGGATTTGGTGTCTCACCTATGATACAATCTATGCTCATCAAGACAAGCAGTTCGATATTAAGGCTGGCATTAAGTCGACAGCTTTGGCTTGGGGAGATAAGACTAAACCAATCTTGAAAGGCTTAACTTACACCCAAGCCGCCTTCTACACGGCTGCAGGTGTCCTCAACTCCATGGGTCCAGGCTTCTACATTACAGGCGTCTGGGCTTTCACAAGGCTATACAACCAAATTAGAAAAGTGAACTTGGATGATCAAAAGAGTTGTTGGAGCGCTTTCACCTCTAACATCAAAACAGGGTTTATTTTCTGGTTGGGTATGGTAGTCGACTACCTCTTGTTATTAACAGGATTCTTGTAA
- the PRO2 gene encoding Glutamate 5-kinase (Gamma-glutamyl kinase) (GK), whose translation MSPKVYTIVVKLGTSSLVDEVTREPRIANMSLIVETISKLRRQGHKIVIVSSGAIAFGMKRMSMEKKPSKLAAVQALASIGQGRLIGLFDDLFRQLDQRIAQILITRNDIMDFTQYRNARNTLNELLDMGVIPIVNENDTLSVAEIKFGDNDTLSAITAGMIHADYLFLMTDVQCLYTDNPRSNPDAKPILLVDKIDDLAVKTDTDSGAGSQVGTGGMTTKLIAAELATNAGVTTIITLSSQPYYILDIVKNIQSTATEHLTIEEQIQQMEKDIDSNKIPLHTRFQGLPRNTQIKSDRKFWILHGLKTKGDIIIDEGCFKALTRKDRAGLLPAGIIDVIGTFHESECVSIKVVPTRTSPVDEAIEVGHCRVNYASSEILKIKGLRSSQIESTLGYADSEYVAHRDNIAFPPVLPPSSENLASLALSENENHNHYHNHHNHNHNHERD comes from the coding sequence ATGTCGCCCAAAGTGTACACCATAGTCGTGAAACTCGGTACATCGTCGCTTGTAGACGAAGTTACACGAGAGCCTCGGATAGCCAATATGTCGCTCATAGTAGAAACCATCTCCAAGCTTCGTCGTCAGGGTCACAAGATAGTGATAGTATCTTCTGGAGCAATAGCCTTTGGAATGAAGCGTATGAGCATGGAAAAGAAGCCCAGCAAACTTGCTGCTGTTCAAGCGTTAGCCTCGATTGGTCAGGGACGGCTAATAGGTCTTTTTGACGATTTGTTCAGACAGTTGGACCAGAGAATCGCGCAGATCTTAATCACTAGAAATGACATTATGGATTTTACCCAGTATAGAAATGCCCGCAACACGTTGAATGAGTTGCTCGACATGGGAGTTATTCCTATTGTTAACGAAAATGATACGTTGTCAGTGGCGGAAATCAAGTTCGGTGATAACGATACGCTTTCAGCCATCACCGCTGGAATGATCCATGCCGATTACCTATTCTTGATGACGGACGTGCAGTGCTTGTACACGGACAATCCCCGTAGTAATCCTGATGCTAAGCCCATCTTGTTAGTGGATAAGATCGACGACTTGGCTGTGAAAACAGACACCGACAGTGGGGCAGGATCTCAAGTTGGGACAGGTGGCATGACTACGAAGCTCATCGCAGCAGAACTAGCAACAAACGCCGGAGTTACCACCATCATCACCTTGTCGAGTCAGCCTTACTACATTCTAGATATTGTGAAAAACATTCAGAGCACAGCTACGGAGCATTTGACGATAGAGGAACAGATACAGCAGATGGAAAAAGACATAGATAGCAACAAGATTCCTTTACATACCCGTTTCCAAGGTCTTCCCAGAAACACTCAGATCAAGTCAGACCGCAAGTTCTGGATCTTGCACGGGTTGAAGACCAAGGGTGACATCATCATTGATGAGGGCTGTTTCAAGGCTCTCACGCGTAAGGACCGAGCTGGGCTCCTCCCAGCAGGAATCATCGATGTGATAGGCACTTTCCATGAAAGTGAATGTGTCTCCATCAAGGTTGTTCCTACGAGGACTTCACCTGTGGATGAAGCTATCGAAGTTGGACATTGTAGAGTTAACTACGCTTCGTCtgagatcttgaagataaaGGGCTTACGAAGCAGTCAGATCGAATCCACCTTGGGCTATGCTGATTCCGAGTACGTGGCTCACAGAGACAACATCGCCTTTCCACCGGTGTTGCCTCCATCTTCAGAGAACCTTGCCAGTTTGGCGTTGtctgaaaatgaaaatcaTAATCACTACCATAATCATCATAACCACAATCACAATCATGAAAGGGATTAA
- the BPL1 gene encoding biotin holocarboxylase synthetase — MNVLVYSGQGTTTESVKHCLESLRLHLSPYYAVVTISEQSILNDPWIYKTSLLVIPGGADLPYCNVFNGEGNRKISQFVRKGGKFLGFCAGGYYGSARVEFEVGNPRLEVSGPRELQFFPGTSKGCAYKGFVYESHKGSRAAFIDVNTSILTDSPAQVVNYYNGGGVFLNASKYAGVQVLATYSADIDVEDTERAAVVYKKFGKGDVILTGTHPEFTPSLLKESDGDEKYAKVIQTIRDGDHGRRMFFKSCLGKLGLKVNENVDVTVPKITPILLSSHLNKVTVNNLLSSLKSKEDFHGNSLEDDNDTFVFHDETENDHDYFLDSSTDNVEDANSVPKHIKLFSEGNLPDPKTTPYFHMGAYFSHLERLYNGKVGEFGSILGYGEVVTSTNTLMDRNPKLLRNLPNGFALTATTQVAGRGRGGNVWINPKGVMAASVLFKIPSGETHASSVVTLQYLCGLALIESILGYGSFEDGKGVGYEDMPVRLKWPNDIYILKPEFYTKISNKDETSSTVEGDDAKWAKVSGALINSQFLNNTFHLVWGGGVNVSNEAPTTSLNIVLAKLNNIRTQKGLPELPPYQHELLLAKLMHTMDGFYSVFKHSGLKPFLPLYYKRWFHSNQLVKLQRDGRERDVKVTGITADYGLLIAEDTSTKDLLFLQPDGNSFDIFKGLIYKK; from the coding sequence ATGAATGTGCTAGTATATTCTGGACAGGGAACGACCACCGAAAGCGTTAAGCACTGCTTGGAATCGTTAAGGCTCCATTTATCTCCATATTATGCAGTGGTGACTATCTCAGAGCAGTCGATTCTCAACGATCCATGGATTTATAAGACATCCTTGTTGGTGATTCCTGGAGGCGCCGATTTGCCTTATTGCAACGTATTTAATGGTGAGGGCAACAGAAAGATTTCACAGTTTGTCCGCAAAGGAGGCAAGTTCTTGGGCTTTTGCGCTGGTGGCTATTACGGGTCAGCAAGAGTTGAGTTTGAAGTGGGCAATCCTCGTCTCGAAGTTTCAGGTCCACGAGAGTTGCAATTTTTCCCAGGAACTTCAAAAGGTTGTGCTTATAAGGGATTTGTGTATGAGTCTCACAAGGGATCCCGTGCTGCTTTCATAGACGTCAATACTTCTATCTTGACAGACTCTCCTGCTCAAGTAGTCAACTACTACAACGGTGGAGGAGTCTTTTTGAATGCTTCAAAGTACGCGGGAGTGCAAGTATTGGCTACCTATAGTGCTGATATAGATGTGGAAGACACGGAAAGAGCGGCTGTGGTATACAAGAAGTTTGGTAAAGGTGACGTCATCTTGACTGGAACTCATCCTGAGTTCACACCATCCTTGTTAAAGGAATCAGATGGCGATGAAAAGTATGCCAAAGTCATTCAGACTATCCGAGACGGCGACCATGGGCGTAGAATGTTCTTCAAATCGTGCTTAGGCAAGCTAGGTTTGAAGGTTAATGAGAATGTAGACGTCACTGTACCCAAAATTACTCCCATATTATTGTCATCTCATTTGAATAAGGTCACGGTCAATAACTTGTTGAGTTCCTTGAAATCAAAGGAGGATTTCCATGGAAACTCTTTGGAAGACGACAACGACACGTTTGTGTTCCATGATGAGACCGAAAACGACCACGACTATTTTCTTGACAGTTCAACTGACAACGTGGAGGACGCCAATCTGGTGCCAAAACACATCAAGCTCTTCAGCGAGGGTAACTTGCCTGATCCCAAGACAACACCCTACTTTCACATGGGTGCATATTTCAGTCATTTGGAACGGTTGTACAATGGAAAGGTGGGAGAATTTGGTTCCATCTTGGGGTATGGAGAAGTGGTCACTTCTACCAATACGTTAATGGACAGAAACCCCAAACTTTTGCGGAATTTGCCCAATGGCTTCGCTTTAACTGCTACTACACAAGTAGCCGGAAGAGGTCGTGGAGGCAATGTTTGGATCAACCCCAAAGGAGTGATGGCAGCTTCGGTTTTATTCAAAATCCCATCGGGTGAGACACATGCTTCTTCAGTAGTCACTTTGCAATACTTATGTGGATTGGCATTGATAGAATCTATATTGGGATACGGAAGCTTCGAAGATGGAAAGGGTGTTGGATACGAAGACATGCCAGTCAGATTGAAATGGCCAAATGATATCTATATCTTGAAGCCAGAATTCTACACCAAGATAAGCAATAAGGACGAAACAAGTTCGACTGTAGAAGGAGACGATGCCAAGTGGGCCAAAGTGTCTGGGGCTTTGATCAACTCCCAATTCTTAAATAATACATTCCACTTGGTGTGGGGAGGAGGTGTCAACGTGTCTAATGAAGCTCCAACTACTTCATTAAATATCGTATTGGcgaaattgaacaatataaGAACTCAAAAGGGGTTACCCGAACTTCCACCTTATCAGCACGAACTACTCTTAGCCAAGTTGATGCATACTATGGATGGGTTCTACTCTGTCTTTAAGCACTCTGGTTTGAAACCGTTCTTGCCATTGTACTACAAGAGATGGTTCCATTCCAATCAGTTAGTTAAGCTCCAACGCGATGGCCGCGAACGTGATGTAAAGGTTACCGGTATCACAGCAGATTACGGATTATTAATAGCTGAGGATACTCTGACTAAGGATTTGCTATTTCTACAACCCGATGGAAACTCGtttgatatcttcaaaggATTAATTTATAAAAAGTAG
- the CKA1 gene encoding alpha subunit of casein kinase II, which yields MSDQHHGVTSISRVYSDVLSTKPQAYWDYDDLNIKWNSQDNYEIIKKLGRGKYSEVFLGIDLSKQEKVVIKVLKPVKRKKIKREISILKNLFSGPNIVALLDVVREPQSKTPGLIFEHINNVDFRSLYPTFGDYDIRYYMYELLKALDYSHSMGIMHRDVKPHNVMIDHDKRSLRLIDWGLAEYYHPGTEYNVRVASRYFKGPELLVDFRLYDYSLDMWSYGCMLASMVFMKEPFFHGKSNTDQLVQIVRVLGSSSLNKYLAKYNLTLSEEYEDIGYYNRRPWERFINDNNQHLLSKEFLDFIDQLLRYDHQERLTAKEAMDHPYFDPVRAAEGN from the coding sequence ATGTCCGATCAACATCATGGTGTTACCTCGATTTCTCGAGTGTACTCTGATGTCTTGCTGACCAAGCCACAGGCTTATTGGGACTATGACGACCTCAATATCAAGTGGAACTCACAAGACAACTATGAGATCATCAAAAAGCTCGGGAGAGGAAAGTACTCTGAAGTCTTTCTCGGAATTGACTTGTCCAAGCAAGAGAAAGTCGTTatcaaggtgttgaagCCAgtcaaaagaaagaaaatcaagCGGGAAATTTCcatcttgaaaaacttgtTCAGTGGACCTAACATTGTAGCCTTGCTTGATGTTGTTCGTGAGCCGCAGCTGAAGACTCCTGGACTCATTTTCGAACACATCAACAACGTAGACTTCAGAAGCTTATATCCCACCTTTGGTGATTACGATATACGGTACTATATGTatgagttgttgaaggctCTTGACTACTCCCATTCTATGGGCATAATGCACCGAGACGTCAAGCCTCACAACGTCATGATTGACCACGATAAACGGTCTCTTAGACTCATTGACTGGGGTTTGGCAGAATACTACCATCCAGGTACTGAGTACAATGTGCGTGTTGCTTCTCGTTATTTCAAGGGCCCGGAGTTGTTGGTGGACTTTCGGTTGTACGACTACTCGCTTGATATGTGGTCGTACGGTTGTATGCTAGCATCGATGGTGTTCATGAAGGAACCGTTTTTCCATGGCAAGTCCAACACTGACCAGTTGGTGCAAATCGTGAGAGTTTTGGGCTCCAGCAGTCTCAACAAGTACCTAGCGAAGTACAACTTGACTTTGAGCGAGGAATATGAGGACATAGGCTATTATAACCGAAGACCATGGGAACGCTTCATCAATGACAACAACCAGCATTTGCTTTCCAAAGAGTTCCTCGACTTCATCGACCAGTTGTTGAGATATGACCACCAGGAGCGATTGACGGCCAAAGAAGCCATGGACCACCCGTACTTTGATCCTGTGAGGGCTGCCGAGGGTAACTAG
- a CDS encoding predicted protein, with product MPPRRRFDKKNAQTFQIVHRAHDDSRFYDEEASSHVLVSAPSNKNKVVPHNEVGGKKKIYTIAELEQKLDKDEISALRENEGLAAQYGIFFDDSKYDYMQHLKPIGQDRDAVFIQANSVKKNQLKAANVEELFKGQLPSDSKRKVTTELNQSIPDELKGFNPDMDPRLREVLEALEDEAYITDEEAEEDTGGDDIFSQLLQSGEVENEEEFYGSDYDDFEDGYDEWDLDNYEDEYNDKYDSDNYEEAENLYNEGEAPVELADSDIKVPKTGWQSDFWKFKAASKNKVNEWDSDDEFDEDALQDVEDDDIVGELPTSDTFKKSGTARSKTKMRKKKGAMTATSSFSMSSSALFRTEGLTLLDDRYEQLAKKFEDEPEEKFEEFDMSKERNDFEDMLDDFLDNYELESGGRKVVRKDEEKKKLQEAADSVSKGKVAARRKKEKNITRSSLDNLGGSLAKLNI from the exons ATGCCACCCAGAAGACGATTCGACAAGAAGAACGCGCAGACATTCCAGATCGTGCACAGAGCGCATGACGATTCTCGTTTCTATGATGAAGAGGCCTCTTCGCACGTTCTAGTATCTGCCCCAAGCAACAAGAATAAGGTTGTACCACATAATGAAGTCGGTggcaagaaaaagatatATACAATTGCAGAGCTTGAGCAAAAACTTGATAAAGATGAGATTTCTGCCTTAAGAGAAAACGAAGGTCTTGCTGCTCAGTATGGGATCTTTTTCGATGATTCCAAGTACGATTACATGCAACATTTGAAACCTATCGGCCAGGACAGAGACGCTGTTTTTATACAAGCCAATAGTGTGAAAaagaaccagttgaagGCAGCCAATGTTGAGGAATTGTTTAAGGGCCAGTTACCTTCAGATTCTAAGAGAAAAGTCACTACCGAGTTGAACCAGAGTATACCTGATGAATTGAAGGGGTTTAATCCAGACATGGATCCCAGATTGAGAGAGGTATTGGAGGCTTTGGAAGACGAAGCTTATATtacagatgaagaagctgaagaagataca GGAGGAGATGATATCTTTTCGCAGTTATTGCaatctggagaagttgagaacGAGGAAGAGTTTTATGGTTCTGACTACGATGACTTTGAGGACGGCTATGATGAGTGGGATTTGGACAACTACGAAGATGAGTACAATGATAAATATGACCTGGACAACTACGAGGAAGCAGAGAACTTGTATAATGAAGGTGAAGCTCCAGTAGAACTAGCAGATTCTGACATCAAAGTGCCGAAAACGGGATGGCAGAGCGATTTCTGGAAGTTCAAGGCTGCCAGCAAAAACAAGGTTAACGAGTGGGATTCTGATGACGAGTTTGATGAAG ATGCATTGCAGGACGTGGAAGATGACGATATTGTAGGAGAATTACCAACAAGTGACACATTCAAAAAGTCAGGTACTGCCAGGTCGAAGACCAAGatgagaaagaagaagggtGCTATGACTgctacttcttcattttccatGTCGTCTTCTGCTTTGTTTAGAACAGAAGGGTTGACTTTATTGGATGACAGATATGAGCAATTAGCCAAGAAGTTTGAAGACGAAcctgaagaaaagtttgaGGAGTTTGACATGAGCAAAGAGAGAAACGATTTCGAAGACATGCTAGACGATTTCCTCGACAATTACGAGTTGGAGAGTGGAGGAAGAAAGGTTGTCAGAAAGGacgaagagaagaaaaagctCCAGGAGGCAGCAGATTCTGTGTCTAAAGGGAAGGTTGcagccagaagaaagaaggaaaagaataTCACCCGTAGTTCTTTGGATAATCTTGGTGGATCTTTAGCCAAATTGAACATATAG
- a CDS encoding predicted protein: MNTNTEEQLLIGSVDHENYDAITRHPSRNETGYIITPKSELKFVSSASAPLVVTFFLQYLLSVTTIYASGRLGAKELAAASLAVCTFNITGLAVYQGMATSLDSFCSQAYGSGKLTNVGLYFQRCSFMMLAITIFPLGFIWWFSGSILSLVVPDQELVEMTQLFLRINIFGTPGLLLFETGKRFLQAQHIYNAGTYVLLLVAPLNLFLNWILVWHPIYGLGFIGLPIAVGIVYWIISLLMLGYVVVVDGKKCWGGLEIEKAFINWRPMLQLAIPGLIMVEAEYLAFEVLTILSSSFGTASLAAQSIGANAGSLAFQLPFAVAVALSTRIGHFIGMEDVKSARIVTNLTIIFATSIAVLNASSIFFGRKWLATLFTDDDDVLEISTDILRLVAINQIGDAYNVIGAGVLRGQGRQRIGSILNMISYYVIALPVGYYLAFHVGLGLHGLWFGLIAGVATLALGEFICIYTSDWNRILIESRDRHD, encoded by the coding sequence ATGAACACGAACACCGAAGAGCAGTTGTTGATAGGCTCTGTCGACCACGAAAATTATGATGCCATAACTAGACATCCATCGCGAAACGAGACTGGCTATATCATTACTCCGAAATCAGAACTCAAATTCGTGTCTTCAGCCTCTGCCCCCCTTGTTGTaactttctttctccagTACTTGTTGTCTGTGACGACTATCTATGCCTCGGGAAGATTGGGTGCCAAGGAGCTTGCTGCTGCCTCGTTGGCTGTTTGTACTTTCAATATCACAGGCTTAGCTGTATATCAGGGCATGGCCACCTCTTTAGATTCGTTTTGTTCCCAGGCTTATGGCTCTGGCAAGTTGACCAATGTAGGATTGTATTTCCAGCGTTGTTCCTTCATGATGTTGGCCATTACCATCTTCCCCTTAGGTTTCATCTGGTGGTTCTCTGGCTCCATCTTGAGCCTCGTGGTTCCAGACCAAGAATTGGTAGAAATGACTCAACTTTTCCTCAGAATCAACATCTTCGGCACCCCAGGTCTATTGCTCTTTGAAACTGGAAAAAGATTCTTGCAAGCGCAACATATCTACAACGCTGGAACTTATGTTCTTTTATTAGTCGCTCctctcaacttgttcttgaattggATTCTTGTATGGCATCCAATCTATGGTTTAGGGTTTATTGGCTTGCCCATCGCTGTTGGTATTGTATACTGGATCATttcgttgttgatgttaGGATACgtagttgtagttgacGGTAAGAAGTGTTGGGGAGGTCTTGAGATCGAAAAGGCATTTATCAACTGGCGTCCTATGCTCCAATTGGCCATCCCAGGCTTGATCATGGTTGAAGCCGAGTACTTAGCATTCGAAGTgttgacaatattgtcatcttcattcGGAACCGCTTCTCTTGCTGCTCAGTCCATTGGTGCCAATGCGGGTTCCTTAGCTTTCCAATTGCCATTTGCTGTAGCCGTAGCCTTAAGCACCAGAATCGGCCATTTCATTGGTATGGAAGATGTAAAATCGGCCAGAATAGTCACCAACTTGACAATTATATTTGCCACTTCCATTGCTGTATTGAATGCCTCGctgatcttctttggtaGAAAGTGGTTGGCCACTTTGTTCACtgacgacgacgatgttcttgaaataTCCACCGATATTCTCAGACTTGTAGCCATAAATCAGATAGGGGACGCCTACAATGTTATTGGTGCTGGTGTGCTTAGGGGTCAGGGAAGACAAAGAATTGGCTCCATTCTTAACATGATTTCTTACTATGTCATTGCTCTTCCTGTGGGCTACTATCTTGCCTTCCACGTGGGACTTGGCTTGCATGGCTTGTGGTTCGGCTTGATTGCTGGAGTTGCCACTTTGGCATTGGGAGAATTCATTTGCATTTACACGAGTGACTGGAACCGGATCCTAATCGAGTCTAGAGACAGACACGACTAA
- the APC11 gene encoding ubiquitin-protein ligase Anaphase Promoting Complex: MKVKIVEWHGFSTWHWKLAADGDANSSAYVDELCGICRVAFDGTCPNCKYPGDDCPIVLGSGCTHNFHLHCIVKWLEQDTSKGLCPMCRQIFTYKESYPDMTEELANLKTLIDGHRVMRERYTEDNQEFEAFEEET; the protein is encoded by the coding sequence ATGAAGGTGAAAATTGTGGAATGGCATGGATTCTCGACATGGCACTGGAAATTAGCTGCTGATGGCGATGCCAATTCCAGCGCCTATGTAGATGAGTTATGTGGAATTTGCCGGGTAGCTTTTGATGGTACCTGTCCCAATTGTAAGTATCCAGGAGATGATTGTCCCATAGTGTTGGGCTCGGGTTGTACTCATAACTTTCATTTGCATTGTATTGTTAAATGGCTAGAACAGGACACATCCAAGGGGTTGTGCCCCATGTGTAGACAGATATTTACATACAAAGAGAGCTATCCTGACATGACGGAggagttggccaacttgaagactTTAATAGATGGCCATAGGGTGATGAGAGAAAGGTATACTGAAGATAACCAGGAGTTTGAGGcgtttgaagaagagaccTGA
- the CPR6 gene encoding Peptidyl-prolyl cis-trans isomerase CPR6 (PPIase) (Rotamase), whose translation MSNPIVYFDITANGVEKGRVVFELFCDVVPKTAENFRALCTGEKGISAQSGKPLHYKGSIFHRVIKDFMCQGGDFTHGSGIGGESIYGEKFEDENFKLIHDKPFLLSMANAGPNTNGSQFFITTVPTSHLNGKHVVFGKVIQGKSIVRQLERCEKGASDKPVEDWIIADCGELAPDYVPEPSGSDDGFGDVYEEVLADNDQIDVNDPKSVFGAVSTLKEIGTKLLKEGNLEKSYEKYNKAANFLTEYFPDDLSEEDLSTLYSLKSSLYLNAALVALKLKDGKRTIAAASNALDVEKIDDKSRAKALYRKGMGFLLAKDEEAARIALEDALELQPQDAAILKGLQDVKHSIKVRRDKQKKAMSKFFQ comes from the coding sequence ATGTCCAATCCCATCGTGTACTTCGATATCACTGCCAATGGTGTGGAGAAAGGCAGAGTAGTTTTTGAGCTCTTTTGCGATGTAGTGCCCAAGACGGCAGAAAACTTCCGTGCTCTCTGTACGGGTGAAAAGGGTATCTCTGCACAGTCTGGCAAGCCTTTACACTACAAGGGTTCCATTTTCCACCGTGTTATCAAAGACTTTATGTGTCAAGGTGGAGACTTCACTCATGGATCAGGTATTGGCGGAGAATCGATCTATGGTGAGAAATTCGAAGACGAAAATTTTAAATTGATACACGATAAGCCTTTCTTGCTCTCAATGGCCAATGCCGGTCCAAACACGAACGGGTcccaatttttcatcacTACAGTTCCTACCTCTCACTTAAACGGAAAACACGTTGTCTTTGGAAAGGTTATCCAAGGAAAGTCCATTGTTCGCCAGTTAGAAAGATGCGAAAAAGGCGCCAGTGACAAACCTGTTGAAGACTGGATTATCGCCGATTGTGGAGAATTGGCTCCTGACTACGTGCCTGAGCCTTCTGGATCCGATGATGGCTTTGGTGATGTTTACGAAGAAGTGCTAGCAGACAACGACCAGATCGACGTGAATGATCCCAAGTCTGTTTTTGGAGCTGTTTCCACGTTGAAGGAGATTGGCAcgaagttgttgaaagaaggcaacttggaaaagtctTACGAAAAGTATAACAAGGCAGCCAATTTCTTGACGGAATATTTTCCGGACGACTTGTCTGAGGAAGACTTGTCTACATTGTACAGTTTGAAGTCGTCGTTGTATTTGAATGCAGCCTTGGTAGCtctcaagttgaaggacGGAAAGAGAACAATTGCTGCTGCATCCAACGCGCTAGATGTTGAGAAAATTGACGACAAGTCGAGAGCAAAGGCTCTCTACCGTAAGGGCATGGGATTCTTACTTGCTaaggacgaagaagctGCCCGGATAGCCTTGGAAGATGCCCTCGAGCTTCAGCCTCAAGACGCTGCCATATTGAAAGGATTACAGGATGTCAAGCACAGTATCAAAGTTCGTCGTGACAAGCAGAAAAAGGCCATGTCCAAATTTTTCCAATAG